The window CAATGAATCCATCGGGTCCAGTTGGCATGATAAGTCAAATGCAGATGAATGCCGCCGTAGGAAACGTCCCGCCTGGATTGCGTGGAACGAACATGATGAGTTTGGGGCCACGTGGCAACATGTGCAGGTCCATAGGTCCGATGGGTGGAGATCAAATGATGGGTAGTCCAGGTGATATATCGGCAATGCAGTGCGGGACAGGATTGTTGCCTGGGATGATGGGCAATCAGCCCGGTGGTATGATGGGTGGTACCAATATCGGATCATCCCAACAACAAATGGGGTCACTCGGGCCTATGCATTCTTGTGGGATAATGGCTGCCGGGAACGGTCCAAACAAACAGATGATGGTTGGACCAGGACCAGCAATGATGGAGTGGAACAAGCTTCAACATCAATTCTATGAAGATAGAAAAGGTAGGTTTCCCGTCTTACCCTCGAttgcagttttatcaattttttcgTTATCTTTCAGATCCCTTTGGTGGTATGCCTGGGCGACAAATGGCAGGTAGCGGTAATACCGGCTCAAATCGACCAAACCACCACCAGCAGGGCCCGCCGGGTGGTAATTCTCGATCTCAAGGCCCACCCCCGCCATATCATCAGACTCAGCGGTCTGCATCAGTTCCAATAGCTACGCAAAGTCCGAATCCCGGTTCCCCCAACAATCCCACATCGAATCTCTCTCTCCCGTCACCACGGGATGCGGGCTCGACACTTAACTCACCGGCGGCTGATCATGGAATGACCCAGCCATCATTGGCTACACCGGGTGGCGGCGGTGGGAACGGTCCCGCATCTGTACcaacttctggtcaatcgcaaAATCAAGTCGCTAACAACCGACAACTGCCATATAAACAAGATTCACCAGCAAACAACGCGGCGAATACACCCACCTCATCGGCGGGACCCGCGCCCAGCGCAACTAGATCTTTAAGTCAACATAATAGCAATCCCAGCACGCCAATATCGTCGCATCTATCACCCAACGCTAGTCTGAAGGACCTCGACTTGGGCAATTCGCAAGGTAAATAGTTCTTTGCCTATTTGGGCATATTCAATTGTATAGTTGGTTCCTTTGGGTCGCAACGCGATCATCACCTGTACCATCGTATCTATATGTCATCCACTACTCTACTATCCCAGCAAcacaatttttttctccttctccttttttCGTCAGTAAAAACCGAATAGTTTTTTATGATTGTTTTTCCCGGTTTCTAGCTGGGTATTCGTTTTCCTTGCGTTCCATTTCCACAATTTTCATTTGGTTGTTTTGTAAATGTTTAATTTCGGTTCTTTCAATCCTCGGTTTCTTCCCACTTTTGTTGACcctccaaacaaaaaataaacaggAAAGGAACCAAATTTGATGCCAGTGCCATCTCCACAACAAATTCAATATCTTAACACATTTGAAGGGCAGGAGTTGACAATCCAAAAGCAGCCAAACACCACAATAAAGGATGGAAGCATTATATCACCACCGtaagtaacatttttttttaaattgtcgtTCATATCGGAACATGGCTTATAATTTctgttgttggtgtttattttataTTGTTGTACCTGAGCAGGGGTGCAACGAATTCGGATCATCGGTTATCAGCGAATACAACACCTTCAGGGTTAGATAGTCGATTCAATAACACATCCGCAACGGGTGGCAGCGGCAACGGACCGGGTAGTTCTAGTTCTGGAGGCGTGACGGCTGTGGGCGGCAATCCAGGTGGAAACCCCAGCGGACCAGCTTCGGGATTTCCATTGCTACCCAGTCCACAAACCCCAAATGCAGCCTCTACGTCTAATGCGTCACAAaacggtacaaattctatttcaatttgaaagttATGTGTTTTAATGGGCGATTTTTTACTTCTAGCGTTTTTCTGTGAGAATGACAAAGTACGTGGTCCAGGAGGCAATAGCGGAAGTGGTGGAGCGGGGCCCAGTCCGCAAGGGTCACGAACGCCGTCGATAAGTGAAGTAGACTCCGTACGGTTTCCTCCTGTTAGTCCTGGGATGAGCTTTCCCACGACTGGTAATAATTCTAATCAGTCAATAATGAAAATGGGTGGCGGGGGGAGCACTTTTCTCGAGAGTTCAAAATGTTCAACGACGTCCAGCAACGAAGTAAGCTCAGCAAATAACATGATAGGTGTCGTGTTTTATTCCGTTTCATTGCAGATACCAACCAGTGGAAGCTTTTCTGCACGAGTCGATAATCTACCACTCAATCCGAACAGTAGTTGTCAGACGCCGGCGAAAACATCGCACTTTGATCCAATCTCGTCACTTGCCCAAATGTCACAACAACTTACAAGCAATGTACCCACTTCGATGAATGGCGGCGGAGGACCGCCGGCTGGCGCGGGTCCAGGTTCTGGGGGTGGTCCTGGAGGTGGCGGTGCTGGTGGTCCCAACGTTATGATGAACACTTTCCAGAACCATGGAGGTATGGGTCTTGTAGGCAATGATATGTCTATGGGTGGTGGTCACCATCACGTTGTCGAAGGATTAATGACTGGAATGGACCCATGCGGAGGGATGATGGGATCCGGTCCTACAGGTATGGGGCAGTATGGAATGCATGCTGCCAACGGAGGCGCAGGTGTCAACAGCTCTGTAAGTGGAATGCCAATGGGCCTGATGGGTGGACCACGTTCAATCTCCCCTAAATTAGGAATAATGCCAGGTTTCGGGCCGGGTGGTCCTGGGATACCTCCACATCATCGAATGATCGGACGAGCACCGTTGGGTGGAAACCCTTATGGAAATGGCGCAAATATTCAAGTCAAAGCTAGCACACCGAATACTATTCAGTATTTGCCAGCGAGGCCCCAAGTCGGTGGGACGAGCCACCCACGAGGTCCGCCCAGTTTGGAGTTTCTGCGCTTTTCTAATCCAATGTcttcaatagatggcgtagtCGGTGGTCCCAACAAAGGACAATCCATGCCTTTCTATTCCAATTGCAATCAAATGAGTGGCTCTATGGGGATGAACCATATGGACGGCGGTAACGGAGGACCCGACGGGCTAATGGGCATAGGAGGAATGGGCGGCCCACAAGGAGGCGGACCCATGATGGGCCAGAATATGTTAATGCGGGGGCTACGACCGCCCGGACAAGGTGCTATGATTCGAATGTCCGGTGCCCCACTCTTGGGTGGTGGCGGCGCAGGGGCCGGTCATAATCACCCATTCAATAACGGCCCTCCTAGCTCGGATCCGTCCATGTTTGGACCGGGTGCTCATCAGATGTTCGGCGGACCCAAAGGCGGTCCTGGTGGAGGGCAAATGATGCCAGGTCCTGGCGGACCACCCGATGCATCACAACCGCTTCCGCCATCGATGGGCGGTGCACAGGGACCCGGCGGAAGTGGACCGGGAGGCAATAGTGCTGGCGGGCCCGGCGGATTCAAATCACAATTTGTTGGACCATCAACAGCAGACCCAAATTACGCCCAACAGTATCATAATTTTCAACAGCAACTCTATGCAACATCAACGCGTAGCCAATTAAATCAGCAACCAGGCGGAGGAGGACCCAACAACCCCAACCAGTCGTTTTTCGTGCCCAAGTAATCCACAAATTCGTTTCGACGCAGTTCTCGCACCTAAAGTACCAACCGCTACTTTTGCACCTGCAAGATGTCAAGAGGAATTCAATCCCTGAAAAGCAATGTTTGCCCTGTGCTCTTCGTATTTTTCGATGCGGGGGCGGGACGTGATCTACATTTAATCATTTCCGCTTGCTCGTCGTTGGGAAAATCTAGAATTTGGTCCTCCTGAACGGATGTTGAAAAACGGTTGGTGTGgtgccgagagattggaatgcTAAGGTCATTGCGGAACCCACGCAGCGCAAAATATAAATCTTATAGAGCAGGactgtaatttattttatttttgataagaCTCGATTGTTAGTTGAAAAGGATGATTAGGGGAGGAGCGACGACGAAATAACAAAAGTAACAAGTAATAATTTAAGGACGCTGAGAAGGAAGCAACAAAAAACCCATGATAAATAGTTTAGGCTTAAGGTGAAAATATTAGACGATTTAAGGATAATTCTTTCTGAAACAAAGCTGATGAGAAAAACAGAATTAAGAGAAAAATTACGTTAGTAGGGAATAGAAGAAAGAATGAGCGCGAGTATGATCGATCGTAAATATAAATTAAAGTctaaaaataaagcaaattgaGATGATACagataaaaaatgaaatgtaataattataattaaaaaaaattgaaaatatgatgTTCTTAAGGCTTTTTTTCTTAAACTCGTTTATTCTTTTATTGGAACACGCTTGTCCGTAGTGTTCAATTGTCCCAAGCTACTCAAAACCTTTCCACATTAGTGAGAACCTGCATGGTTGTGTCGATGACAAGCTTCATGAAGGTCCAGTTTCGAGCAAAAAGTACTTGATCGAACGTCTTCTCGAAAAATGGAGAGAAACTGGGACGATTTCCAACGCGACTTGGCCAGTGGGCTGGACCCTCCCCTGCACAAATCGCGCATTCACTCTAATGTTGAGCTAGATAAATACATCCGGAAAGTaaactctgccttcgaaactacaat of the Hermetia illucens chromosome 7, iHerIll2.2.curated.20191125, whole genome shotgun sequence genome contains:
- the LOC119661015 gene encoding protein BCL9 homolog isoform X1, coding for MLNEPSNVNRPGITAMTTTISGSSAADSQPQATEAAPGALAGGNSPAAAASSSTAASVGGTSLIMTTSAPPLGSVQGANNSASTVANISSSVVGCNLSSSSSSSSSSSSSSSSSSSPQPHISATSAGPVALGQSTGQTPVTSLATPPNLNSNSIPTSAISTSLTSVGILPSTATDCSSVAMSIKDDTNLIDSTQSKHEDESPHIVQGPSPGLGNMKKEPIQRLNSNDSANSGSIIGSTNTGSLHHNNIKIEDDLLPKDDLLTDNPATMGAIGSMVNIKKEEPGPDLVSDGFSSLGTGGSGVPGGTGGGGNINNCGHNNRISPTDNVQHQQQQMNANSLLSGGGGAGGNKGGNGGGPTNAMDYMQQQRHIFVFSTQLANKGAESVLSGQYSTIIAYHCAQPSTKKFLEEFFHKNPMKMSKFNRQNPTQWLNNISGSSPSMMGGAGLGAGPPGGICSVGLGGVGPQKANRQSNSNANSGNGQNANGNVNRMVPNAKVNQRNAAQPRLPAFSNDDLSGGESDLLPWEQAANHLGLDSMNGSTAMNSNQNSSGPQSTGDPTTALDVPDPLSSGSPSLNPSRSSNLMNATSTPTSMQPSPTSIATSGIGPTSPSIMQPSLQGVKVPNENLTPQQRQHREEQLAKIQKINQFLQGGITSDFVGAGGESAADSNNLPSVAGPKILGASCAGGPGMSSGGPSGGSMNPSGPVGMISQMQMNAAVGNVPPGLRGTNMMSLGPRGNMCRSIGPMGGDQMMGSPGDISAMQCGTGLLPGMMGNQPGGMMGGTNIGSSQQQMGSLGPMHSCGIMAAGNGPNKQMMVGPGPAMMEWNKLQHQFYEDRKDPFGGMPGRQMAGSGNTGSNRPNHHQQGPPGGNSRSQGPPPPYHQTQRSASVPIATQSPNPGSPNNPTSNLSLPSPRDAGSTLNSPAADHGMTQPSLATPGGGGGNGPASVPTSGQSQNQVANNRQLPYKQDSPANNAANTPTSSAGPAPSATRSLSQHNSNPSTPISSHLSPNASLKDLDLGNSQGKEPNLMPVPSPQQIQYLNTFEGQELTIQKQPNTTIKDGSIISPPGATNSDHRLSANTTPSGLDSRFNNTSATGGSGNGPGSSSSGGVTAVGGNPGGNPSGPASGFPLLPSPQTPNAASTSNASQNAFFCENDKVRGPGGNSGSGGAGPSPQGSRTPSISEVDSVRFPPVSPGMSFPTTGNNSNQSIMKMGGGGSTFLESSKCSTTSSNEIPTSGSFSARVDNLPLNPNSSCQTPAKTSHFDPISSLAQMSQQLTSNVPTSMNGGGGPPAGAGPGSGGGPGGGGAGGPNVMMNTFQNHGGMGLVGNDMSMGGGHHHVVEGLMTGMDPCGGMMGSGPTGMGQYGMHAANGGAGVNSSVSGMPMGLMGGPRSISPKLGIMPGFGPGGPGIPPHHRMIGRAPLGGNPYGNGANIQVKASTPNTIQYLPARPQVGGTSHPRGPPSLEFLRFSNPMSSIDGVVGGPNKGQSMPFYSNCNQMSGSMGMNHMDGGNGGPDGLMGIGGMGGPQGGGPMMGQNMLMRGLRPPGQGAMIRMSGAPLLGGGGAGAGHNHPFNNGPPSSDPSMFGPGAHQMFGGPKGGPGGGQMMPGPGGPPDASQPLPPSMGGAQGPGGSGPGGNSAGGPGGFKSQFVGPSTADPNYAQQYHNFQQQLYATSTRSQLNQQPGGGGPNNPNQSFFVPK
- the LOC119661015 gene encoding protein BCL9 homolog isoform X2, with amino-acid sequence MLNEPSNVNRPGITAMTTTISGSSAADSQPQATEAAPGALAGGNSPAAAASSSTAASVGGTSLIMTTSAPPLGSVQGANNSASTVANISSSVVGCNLSSSSSSSSSSSSSSSSSSSPQPHISATSAGPVALGQSTGQTPVTSLATPPNLNSNSIPTSAISTSLTSVGILPSTATDCSSVAMSIKDDTNLIDSTQSKHEDESPHIVQGPSPGLGNMKKEPIQRLNSNDSANSGSIIGSTNTGSLHHNNIKIEDDLLPKDDLLTDNPATMGAIGSMVNIKKEEPGPDLVSDGFSSLGTGGSGVPGGTGGGGNINNCGHNNRISPTDNVQHQQQQMNANSLLSGGGGAGGNKGGNGGGPTNAMDYMQQQRHIFVFSTQLANKGAESVLSGQYSTIIAYHCAQPSTKKFLEEFFHKNPMKMSKFNRQNPTQWLNNISGSSPSMMGGAGLGAGPPGGICSVGLGGVGPQKANRQSNSNANSGNGQNANGNVNRMVPNAKVNQRNAAQPRLPAFSNDDLSGGESDLLPWEQAANHLGLDSMNGSTAMNSNQNSSGPQSTGDPTTALDVPDPLSSGSPSLNPSRSSNLMNATSTPTSMQPSPTSIATSGIGPTSPSIMQPSLQGVKVPNENLTPQQRQHREEQLAKIQKINQFLQGGITSDFVGAGGESAADSNNLPSVAGPKILGASCAGGPGMSSGGPSGGSMNPSGPVGMISQMQMNAAVGNVPPGLRGTNMMSLGPRGNMCRSIGPMGGDQMMGSPGDISAMQCGTGLLPGMMGNQPGGMMGGTNIGSSQQQMGSLGPMHSCGIMAAGNGPNKQMMVGPGPAMMEWNKLQHQFYEDRKDPFGGMPGRQMAGSGNTGSNRPNHHQQGPPGGNSRSQGPPPPYHQTQRSASVPIATQSPNPGSPNNPTSNLSLPSPRDAGSTLNSPAADHGMTQPSLATPGGGGGNGPASVPTSGQSQNQVANNRQLPYKQDSPANNAANTPTSSAGPAPSATRSLSQHNSNPSTPISSHLSPNASLKDLDLGNSQGQELTIQKQPNTTIKDGSIISPPGATNSDHRLSANTTPSGLDSRFNNTSATGGSGNGPGSSSSGGVTAVGGNPGGNPSGPASGFPLLPSPQTPNAASTSNASQNAFFCENDKVRGPGGNSGSGGAGPSPQGSRTPSISEVDSVRFPPVSPGMSFPTTGNNSNQSIMKMGGGGSTFLESSKCSTTSSNEIPTSGSFSARVDNLPLNPNSSCQTPAKTSHFDPISSLAQMSQQLTSNVPTSMNGGGGPPAGAGPGSGGGPGGGGAGGPNVMMNTFQNHGGMGLVGNDMSMGGGHHHVVEGLMTGMDPCGGMMGSGPTGMGQYGMHAANGGAGVNSSVSGMPMGLMGGPRSISPKLGIMPGFGPGGPGIPPHHRMIGRAPLGGNPYGNGANIQVKASTPNTIQYLPARPQVGGTSHPRGPPSLEFLRFSNPMSSIDGVVGGPNKGQSMPFYSNCNQMSGSMGMNHMDGGNGGPDGLMGIGGMGGPQGGGPMMGQNMLMRGLRPPGQGAMIRMSGAPLLGGGGAGAGHNHPFNNGPPSSDPSMFGPGAHQMFGGPKGGPGGGQMMPGPGGPPDASQPLPPSMGGAQGPGGSGPGGNSAGGPGGFKSQFVGPSTADPNYAQQYHNFQQQLYATSTRSQLNQQPGGGGPNNPNQSFFVPK